The Paracoccus aminovorans DNA segment ACACCCTGGAGGCGCTGCCTCCAGACCTCCGCCCTCGCCGCCGGGAGGCTCGGGGGGCAGTCCTGGCGGGCGTTGCCCTTGTCCTGCCCCCTCTCGCACAGGCTATTGGCCCTCCAGGGCCGTCAAGGGGCCGTGTCCTCGCCCTACGGGCTGCGGGCCGCACCAACCCCTTGACTGCCCTTCCTGGCCGCTCCAGAGGCCCTACAGCGCGTTTTCAGGGGACGCCAAGGGGTGGAGTAGGGGTCAAGGGTCGTAGGGGCTGCTGGCGCGGCCCGCAGCCCGTAGGGCGAGGACACGGGCAGCCCCGGAGAGGGCGAAGCCCGGCCCTTGACGCCTACGGAACCCCGATAGCCTCAGCCGGGGAGCAGGAGAAGGGCGTAGCCCGCCCCCTGCTCCCGCGGCGTATGGGGCAAGACCCCATGCGGGGGTCCAGCCCGAAGGGGGCTGGTCAAGCCCGTAGGGCGCGAAGGGGGGACAGCTCGCCCCCTATGGGGGCCTCGATATGCGGGAGGGGGAGCCGCCGCGAAGCGGTGGGGGAACCCCGCAGGGGTGCCCCGTGCCCGGTTCGGTCAGCAACGGCGCTTATCCACAGCGCGGCGCTGCCCGAAGGGGTTTTTTAATAGTTTTTTCTTGTTTATTAGAGGGATTTCCCCTTTTAAATCAAAGAGTTACCGCCGCCTATTGTGCCTTTTTTCCGGTTAAATGTGCCTTTTTTCCGGTTTACGTGCCTTTTTTCCGGTGCAATCCACAGATGTGCCTGCGCAAATTCTTGGCACATTTAGCTAAATGTGCCAAAATCACAGCAAGGCACAATAACCGGAAGGGCGGCACATATGGCAAGAACGAAGCGGGAACAAATGGCCCTGGCGCACAAGGCGCAGGGCTACGACGTGGCCGACGTGGAGCGGCCAGCGGGGGAACGGTGGGTGACGATGAGCAATGCGCTCACGCGGGCAGGCCACGGCCTGACGCTGGCCGAGAAGCGCATCGTGGCCGCTGCGGTGTCCAAGCTGGACAGCCGCCGCGTGCTCAAGCCCGGCGAGGTGCCGCGCACCAAGATCACCGCCGCCGAATACGCCGAGACCTTCGAGGTCGATCTTGATACGGCCTATGACCAGCTCCAAAGCGCGGCCAAGCAGCTCTACAACCGCTCGATCACGTTCTACGAGCCTGCCCACAAGCGCAACGGCAAGCCGCTGCCGCCGACGCGGGTGCAAATGCGCTGGGTGGGGTCGGTGAAGTACCAGGACGGCGAGGGCTGGGTCGAACTGGCGTGGTGGCCGGATCTGCTGCGCCACCTCACCGGCCTGCAACGGCAGTTCACGACCTACCAACTCCAGCAGGCCAGCGCCCTGCGCTCGGCCTATTCCTGGAAGCTCCTGGAACTGCTGATGCGCTTCGAGTCCACCGGCTGGGCCGAGTACACCATCGAGGACTTCGCCGCCTCGATGGACGCCACGGAGAAGCAGCGCGAGAACTTCGCCAACATCCGGCGCAAGATCATCGAGCCTGCGGTCAAGGAACTGACCGAGAAGGACGGCTGGCTGATCCAGTGGCAGCCGATCAAGGCGGGCCGCAAGGTCAAGGCGCTGCGCTTCACCTTCATGCGCGATCCGCAGGGGCAGCTCCCGCTCTAGCGGCTCATGCCTCGGTCGTTGGCGCGGTACTGCTGCCGCTGCTCGGCCAGCAGCTCGCGCACCTGCTCGCGGCGCTGGCCATCGTTGAGGATGCGGTCGAGGATGGCGGGGCGCATCTCCTTCGGTGCGGCGTTGTAGCCGTCGATCAGCTTCTTCAAGCCCTCCGGCGCGGCCTTCCACTGCTCGCCCCGATCGCTCCAGCCGCTGGCCTTCATTTCGCGCTTCTGCGCCATCAGCTTGAAGTCCTTGGGCACCGCCTCCCGCTCGGCCTCGATGCGCTTTTGCGCAAGCCGCTTGGCCTCGGCCTCGCGCTCCTGGCGGGCCTTCTCCTTCTGCATGGCCTCCAGCTCGGCCACCTTGGCCAGCGTCGGCGCCTGCTCGGCGGTGATGCGCTGGTGCGCCTGCTGGCGCACGTGCTGCACGCGCAAGCTGGCCTCCTCGATGCGCGGCCCAAGTCGTTGCCACTCGGCGCGGTGTTCCTCGCGCTGCTGTTCCAGCTCGCGCAGCTTGGGCGCATGACCAATGCCCTTGTCGTGGAACCACGCCTGCACCTTGTGCGCCTCCCGCCATGCCTGCGCCTGGTCGCGGGCGCGGGCTGAGGCGCTGCCCGCTTCGGTGTGCCGGTTCTGGAGCGCCTGGCGCTCGGCTTCGGCCTGGAGCACCACCGTATCGCGCTCTACCAGGTCGATCACTCGCGGCGGCCGCAGGCGGGCAATCTCCTGGGCCAGCTCGCGGCTGCTCATGCGCTCCAGGCGCTGGCGCTCCTGCTGCGCCTTCTCACGCTCGGCCCGCTCTCGGGCCTCCCGCTGGGCCTGTTCGCGGCGCTGCCGCTCGGCCTCCAGGTGGATGACCTCGGCGCGGGCGTCGGGCACGGCGCGGGCCAGCTCCTGGCGGGCCTCGGCCAGCTCGGCGCGGGCCTGCCGGAACTCGATCACGTTGGCCCGGCCCTGGCCGCGCCACTGGCTCGGCAACTGCTTGCGCTCCGGCTCCAGGCCGGTGCCGCGCTCGGCGTGGCTGCGCATGTCGATGCGCTGCTCCACCCCGGCCCGCTCCAGGTGCGCATTGCACATGGCCTCCCAGCGCCCGCGCAGCTCTTTCAGCTCGGCGGCCCGCTCGGCCTTGGTCAAGGTCTGGCCCGCGCTCGGGCCGTAGCCCTTGCGTGCGCCGCCCTTCTCCGGGGCCTTGGCGTTGTACCGCTTGAAGTACTGCTCCGGGTCGCGCTCGATGCCGTCGCGCTGCCGCTCCGAGAACATCAGATGCACGTGCGGCTGCTCCTGGCCGTCCGCCGCCGTGGGCGTGTGGATCGCCCACTGATAGGCGTGGCGGTCGCCTATCTCCTGGCGTACAAACTCGCGCACCAGCGCGGCCCGCTGGTCGGCGTCCAGCTCACGCGGAAGGGCAATCTCCATTTCGCGGTAGGTGGTGCCGTTCTTGCGCTCGAAGGCGTCCGCCGCCTGCCAGAACGCTTGCGGGTTGGACTGCGCCCAGGCGGGCATGTTGCCCGCCTCGGTCGCCTCCAACTTTTCGCCGCGCTCTAGGCGGTCGGCGTACTGGCCTTCGCGGGCGATGTAGGCAGCATGAGGCCCGGCCTTCCCGGCCTTGCCTACCTTCATGCTCAATCGCCCGATTGCCACCGCTCGCCCGCTCCTGTTTTTAGCCGCTGAAGGCGGCTGGTTTTGGCGTCGCAGACCGCGCTGTTTCTCGGCTTGCCGAGAAACAACTAAGCGCGCCTTCCGTAAAACGGAAGGATACCGCAGCCGTCGCGCCCCGGCCACCTTCCGCGTAAAATGGGAGCCTCCATCACAGAGGGAGACGCACCCATGACGCAAGACAAATGGCTGGCCGAACGGCTGGCATACCTGCGCGGCTTGAA contains these protein-coding regions:
- a CDS encoding replication initiation protein; its protein translation is MALAHKAQGYDVADVERPAGERWVTMSNALTRAGHGLTLAEKRIVAAAVSKLDSRRVLKPGEVPRTKITAAEYAETFEVDLDTAYDQLQSAAKQLYNRSITFYEPAHKRNGKPLPPTRVQMRWVGSVKYQDGEGWVELAWWPDLLRHLTGLQRQFTTYQLQQASALRSAYSWKLLELLMRFESTGWAEYTIEDFAASMDATEKQRENFANIRRKIIEPAVKELTEKDGWLIQWQPIKAGRKVKALRFTFMRDPQGQLPL
- a CDS encoding MobA/MobL family protein, which encodes MKVGKAGKAGPHAAYIAREGQYADRLERGEKLEATEAGNMPAWAQSNPQAFWQAADAFERKNGTTYREMEIALPRELDADQRAALVREFVRQEIGDRHAYQWAIHTPTAADGQEQPHVHLMFSERQRDGIERDPEQYFKRYNAKAPEKGGARKGYGPSAGQTLTKAERAAELKELRGRWEAMCNAHLERAGVEQRIDMRSHAERGTGLEPERKQLPSQWRGQGRANVIEFRQARAELAEARQELARAVPDARAEVIHLEAERQRREQAQREARERAEREKAQQERQRLERMSSRELAQEIARLRPPRVIDLVERDTVVLQAEAERQALQNRHTEAGSASARARDQAQAWREAHKVQAWFHDKGIGHAPKLRELEQQREEHRAEWQRLGPRIEEASLRVQHVRQQAHQRITAEQAPTLAKVAELEAMQKEKARQEREAEAKRLAQKRIEAEREAVPKDFKLMAQKREMKASGWSDRGEQWKAAPEGLKKLIDGYNAAPKEMRPAILDRILNDGQRREQVRELLAEQRQQYRANDRGMSR